Proteins from a single region of Campylobacter concisus:
- a CDS encoding aryl-sulfate sulfotransferase: MSKNFLGSVALAAVLVSGLSIGITPLEAGVLAHHVKVQGELGSVFINPYDVSPLTAIIDRAGKDIKDIHVKVKGKPDGGIDIDYNVSEHALLTHDGVPIWGLYPDYLNEVVVSYTFNGAKKVETYKIYAQPIVTYSRDFRFSHMQKTRVKKVDPAFKNRLYLINNTITSVYKPLDWKNGGAASWNDFTENYIVDTKGEVRWYLDYQKFYDRSERRVMDGGMMMGFHQLKNGDISFGMAQRYLRYDLMGKEIYNRPLPRGYIDLSHEVMPLKDDHVLLRVGKYNYHHKDGKISHTIRDHIIEVDNTGKVVEEWDLNEIFGNNVYRSNLIKALDARAVCLNIDMDTKEIKISNDQPFGDITSTGTGRNWAHVNSISYDESDDSIILSLRHQGIVKIGRDKKVKWILASPEGWSEEFKAKVLTPVDSKGNKIKCENSKCEDEFDWSWTQHTAWLTPRYDNKGSVKHLSVFDNGDARGMEQPAFKEDKYSRAVEYKIDEKKGTVEQTWQFGKERGFDFYSAVTSNVEWQNDKNTYFISSSNVNLLRPDKTIKMVLVEIDPKTNEIKFEMDVDSASRDDVAYRAMVIDPEVFSY, translated from the coding sequence ATGAGCAAGAATTTCTTAGGTTCTGTTGCCCTTGCGGCTGTTTTGGTTAGTGGTCTTAGTATAGGCATCACGCCACTAGAGGCTGGAGTCCTGGCTCATCACGTAAAGGTTCAAGGCGAGCTTGGATCAGTCTTTATAAATCCTTACGACGTATCACCGCTAACTGCTATCATCGATAGAGCTGGCAAAGACATCAAAGATATCCATGTCAAAGTAAAAGGCAAGCCAGATGGCGGCATCGACATCGACTACAACGTCTCAGAGCATGCTTTGCTTACGCATGATGGTGTGCCTATTTGGGGACTTTATCCTGACTATCTAAATGAAGTAGTCGTAAGCTACACATTTAACGGAGCTAAAAAGGTAGAAACATATAAAATTTACGCCCAGCCTATCGTCACATATAGCCGTGATTTTAGATTTTCTCACATGCAAAAGACTCGCGTCAAAAAGGTCGATCCTGCCTTTAAAAACAGGCTCTATCTCATAAATAACACGATCACAAGCGTCTATAAACCGCTTGATTGGAAAAATGGCGGCGCTGCTAGCTGGAATGACTTTACCGAAAACTACATCGTAGATACTAAAGGCGAGGTTAGATGGTATCTTGACTATCAGAAATTTTACGATCGTAGCGAGAGAAGAGTGATGGATGGAGGCATGATGATGGGCTTTCATCAGCTAAAAAATGGCGATATCAGCTTTGGTATGGCTCAAAGATATCTAAGATATGACCTTATGGGAAAAGAAATTTATAATCGCCCGCTTCCAAGAGGCTACATCGATCTAAGCCATGAAGTTATGCCATTAAAGGACGATCACGTACTTCTTAGAGTTGGCAAATACAACTACCACCACAAAGATGGCAAAATTTCTCACACTATAAGAGATCACATCATCGAGGTCGATAACACCGGCAAAGTGGTCGAAGAGTGGGATCTAAATGAAATTTTTGGAAACAACGTCTACCGCAGCAACCTCATAAAAGCGCTTGATGCAAGAGCCGTTTGCCTAAATATCGACATGGACACAAAAGAGATAAAGATAAGCAACGATCAGCCATTTGGCGACATCACCTCTACTGGCACAGGTAGAAACTGGGCTCACGTAAATTCTATCTCATACGATGAGAGCGACGATAGCATTATCCTCTCACTTCGCCACCAAGGTATCGTTAAAATCGGCCGAGATAAAAAAGTAAAATGGATACTAGCTTCGCCTGAGGGCTGGAGTGAAGAATTTAAAGCCAAAGTGCTAACTCCAGTCGATAGCAAAGGCAATAAGATAAAATGCGAAAACTCAAAATGCGAGGACGAATTTGACTGGTCATGGACTCAGCACACTGCATGGCTAACGCCAAGATACGACAACAAAGGCAGTGTAAAACACCTAAGTGTCTTTGACAATGGCGATGCAAGGGGCATGGAGCAGCCAGCCTTTAAAGAGGATAAATACTCTCGTGCGGTTGAGTATAAGATAGATGAGAAAAAGGGTACGGTAGAGCAAACTTGGCAGTTTGGTAAGGAGCGTGGCTTTGACTTTTATAGCGCAGTTACTAGTAACGTCGAGTGGCAAAATGATAAAAATACCTATTTCATCTCAAGCTCAAATGTAAATTTACTCCGTCCTGACAAGACTATCAAAATGGTCTTAGTTGAGATCGATCCAAAGACAAATGAGATCAAATTTGAGATGGATGTGGACTCTGCTTCAAGAGATGATGTCGCTTATAGGGCGATGGTTATTGATCCGGAGGTATTTAGTTATTAG
- a CDS encoding CTP synthase, protein MAKETKYIFITGGVLSSLGKGIAAASIATLLKNSGLKVSVLKADPYINVDPGTMSPLEHGEVFVTDDGAETDLDLGHYERFLDESLSQDNNFTTGRVYSSVIEKERRGDYLGKTIQVIPHIVGEIVDRIKKAGEGKDVLIVEIGGTVGDIEGLPFLEAIRALRVEVGKKRALNIHLTLVPFIKVAGELKTKPTQHSVGELRRIGITPDIIICRSEMPLNRELKDKIAASCGVEKNCVIESLDSASIYQIPLSFLKQDILTPIAENLGFNELKPDMAKWDSLVKRIIAPTNETTIAFVGKYIDLKESYKSLTEGIIHAGANLDARVNLRWIDSEKIEENNVNELLKDVDGILVAGGFGERGVLGKMQAIKFARENKIPYLGICLGMQLALIEFARDVLGLEDANSMEFDKECKNPIIYLIDSFIDAHGKKQIRTHTSPLGGTMRLGAYNCDIKPKTLLAEIYGNAKSVKERHRHRYEANPKYKEIFEKNGLLVSGESDGLIEAIELKGHPWFVGVQCHPEFTSRLTKPNPVILGFIKASLENVKS, encoded by the coding sequence ATGGCAAAAGAGACGAAGTACATTTTTATCACAGGTGGCGTTTTAAGCTCACTTGGAAAAGGCATCGCAGCTGCGTCTATCGCGACTCTTTTAAAAAATTCCGGCTTAAAAGTAAGTGTTTTAAAAGCTGATCCATATATCAACGTAGATCCTGGCACGATGAGCCCGTTAGAACACGGCGAAGTTTTTGTCACAGACGATGGGGCAGAGACAGATTTGGATTTGGGACATTATGAGAGATTTTTAGATGAGAGCCTAAGTCAAGATAATAACTTCACAACCGGTAGAGTTTATAGCTCAGTGATCGAAAAAGAGCGAAGAGGCGATTACCTTGGAAAGACTATACAAGTGATCCCTCACATTGTTGGCGAGATAGTTGATCGCATCAAAAAAGCAGGCGAGGGCAAAGATGTCCTAATCGTTGAGATCGGCGGAACCGTTGGCGACATCGAGGGATTACCATTTTTAGAGGCGATAAGAGCGCTAAGAGTGGAAGTTGGCAAAAAAAGAGCACTAAATATCCACCTAACTCTCGTGCCATTTATCAAAGTAGCTGGTGAGCTAAAAACAAAGCCAACCCAGCATAGCGTAGGCGAGCTAAGACGTATAGGCATAACACCAGACATCATCATCTGCAGATCTGAAATGCCACTAAACCGTGAGCTAAAAGATAAGATAGCAGCAAGCTGTGGTGTGGAGAAAAACTGCGTCATAGAAAGCTTAGACAGCGCAAGTATCTATCAAATTCCGCTTTCATTTTTAAAGCAAGATATATTAACGCCGATCGCTGAAAATTTAGGCTTTAATGAGCTAAAACCAGATATGGCAAAGTGGGATAGCCTAGTAAAAAGGATAATCGCTCCAACAAATGAAACTACAATAGCATTTGTGGGTAAATACATCGATCTAAAAGAGAGCTACAAAAGCCTAACTGAGGGCATTATCCACGCTGGAGCAAATTTGGATGCTAGGGTAAATTTACGCTGGATAGATAGTGAAAAGATAGAAGAGAACAATGTAAATGAGCTTTTAAAAGACGTAGATGGTATCTTAGTCGCTGGTGGCTTTGGCGAAAGAGGCGTTTTAGGCAAGATGCAGGCTATAAAATTTGCTCGTGAAAATAAGATCCCTTATCTTGGAATTTGCCTTGGTATGCAGCTAGCACTCATTGAGTTTGCAAGGGATGTTTTGGGCTTAGAAGATGCAAATTCTATGGAATTTGACAAAGAGTGTAAAAACCCTATCATCTACCTAATAGATAGCTTCATTGACGCTCACGGCAAAAAACAGATAAGAACGCACACAAGCCCACTTGGCGGCACGATGAGGCTTGGAGCATATAACTGCGACATCAAACCAAAGACACTTTTAGCTGAAATTTATGGCAATGCAAAGAGTGTAAAAGAGCGCCACCGCCACCGCTACGAGGCAAATCCAAAATATAAAGAAATTTTTGAGAAAAATGGTCTTTTAGTAAGTGGCGAGAGCGATGGGCTGATAGAGGCTATCGAGCTAAAAGGCCATCCATGGTTTGTAGGCGTGCAGTGCCATCCTGAATTTACTAGCCGTCTAACTAAACCAAATCCTGTGATATTAGGCTTTATAAAGGCAAGTTTGGAAAACGTCAAATCTTAA
- a CDS encoding NAD(P)H-dependent oxidoreductase: protein MKTLIILAHPNIQNSVINKRLLQEALKEPQRFSVHDLTQVYGGGNIDAAREQELIRAHDALVLQFPLHNFSCPPILKSWIDAVMTHGFAYGRGSDGIAGRKVALAVTAGIKKSDYCPQGRYHFSLREVLTPFELAFKYYFHADYRDFFAFYGAEETPGVDYVSSQDDLERGAREYAEFLRNLE, encoded by the coding sequence ATGAAAACTTTAATCATCTTAGCACACCCTAACATCCAAAACTCGGTCATAAACAAACGCCTGCTACAAGAGGCTCTCAAAGAGCCGCAGCGCTTTAGTGTTCATGATTTGACGCAGGTTTATGGGGGTGGCAACATCGACGCTGCACGCGAGCAAGAGCTCATCAGAGCCCACGACGCCCTCGTTTTGCAGTTTCCGCTTCACAACTTCTCCTGCCCTCCGATTTTAAAATCGTGGATCGACGCGGTGATGACGCATGGCTTTGCCTACGGACGCGGTTCAGACGGCATAGCGGGGCGCAAGGTAGCGCTAGCCGTGACCGCAGGCATCAAAAAGAGCGACTACTGCCCGCAAGGACGCTATCATTTTAGCTTGCGTGAGGTTCTTACGCCCTTTGAGCTTGCGTTTAAATACTATTTTCACGCCGATTACCGCGACTTTTTCGCATTTTACGGCGCCGAGGAGACTCCGGGTGTGGATTACGTATCAAGCCAGGATGATTTAGAGCGCGGTGCCAGAGAATACGCGGAGTTTTTGAGAAATTTGGAATAA
- the ilvD gene encoding dihydroxy-acid dehydratase, producing MRSDIIKKGYTRAPHRSLLRATGLKDDDFAKPFIGVANSFIEIIPGHFFLNKYAQILKDEIRKNGCIPFEFNCIGVDDGIAMGHGGMLYSLPSREIIANSIETVMNAHALDALVCMPNCDKIVPGMVMGALRVNVPTVFVSGGPMKKGYTKDGKPIDLATAFEAVGKFETKEIDEAELRDIECNACPSGGSCSGMFTANSMNTLCEAMGIALPGNGTILALTPEREELIRQAARRICEIALDEKFKIRNILNEKAIRNALVVDMAMGGSSNTVLHMLAISREAGVNLDIKELNKISQNIAHIAKISPSLPNVHMEDIGRAGGMNAVIKEISRRDNGMLNLDNLTVSGETLGERVKVSDIKDESIIHKVENAYSQVGGLAILFGNLAEQGCVIKTAGIVGERKFSGKAVCFNSQDEAIAGISSGKVDKGDVVVIRYEGPRGGPGMQEMLSPTSLIMGRGLGADVALITDGRFSGATRGLSIGHVSPEAAEGGMIGLLQDGDIIDIDVDKYEINVRLSKAEIAKRRAEFKPVDKALTSRWLRQYRKLVTNASNGAVLEA from the coding sequence TTGAGAAGCGATATAATCAAAAAAGGCTACACAAGAGCCCCACACCGCTCACTTTTGCGTGCGACTGGGCTAAAAGACGATGACTTTGCTAAACCCTTTATCGGCGTTGCAAACAGCTTTATAGAGATCATTCCTGGGCACTTTTTCTTAAATAAATATGCGCAAATTTTAAAAGATGAAATTCGCAAAAATGGCTGTATTCCATTTGAGTTTAACTGCATCGGCGTGGATGACGGCATCGCGATGGGGCATGGAGGCATGCTATATAGCTTGCCTAGCCGCGAGATCATCGCAAACTCGATAGAAACTGTGATGAACGCTCATGCACTTGACGCACTTGTTTGTATGCCAAACTGCGATAAGATCGTCCCTGGTATGGTTATGGGCGCTTTAAGAGTAAATGTACCGACCGTGTTTGTAAGCGGCGGCCCAATGAAAAAGGGCTACACAAAAGATGGCAAGCCGATTGACCTTGCGACTGCATTTGAGGCGGTTGGTAAATTTGAGACCAAAGAGATAGATGAGGCCGAGCTAAGAGATATCGAGTGCAACGCGTGTCCAAGCGGTGGCAGCTGTAGCGGTATGTTTACGGCAAATTCTATGAACACGCTTTGTGAAGCGATGGGCATAGCACTCCCTGGCAACGGCACTATCCTAGCACTAACTCCGGAGCGTGAGGAGCTCATCAGGCAGGCTGCTCGTAGGATCTGTGAGATCGCACTTGATGAGAAATTTAAAATCAGAAACATACTAAATGAAAAAGCGATCCGCAACGCGCTTGTCGTTGATATGGCAATGGGTGGTAGCAGTAACACCGTCCTTCACATGCTAGCCATCTCAAGAGAGGCTGGCGTAAATTTAGACATCAAAGAGCTAAATAAAATCAGCCAAAACATCGCTCACATCGCTAAGATCAGCCCAAGCTTGCCAAATGTGCATATGGAGGATATCGGCAGAGCTGGTGGCATGAATGCAGTGATAAAAGAAATTTCACGCAGAGATAATGGCATGCTAAATCTAGATAATCTCACAGTTAGTGGCGAAACTCTGGGAGAGCGTGTAAAGGTAAGTGACATCAAAGATGAAAGCATCATTCATAAAGTAGAAAACGCCTATTCGCAAGTTGGTGGACTTGCCATTTTATTTGGAAATTTAGCCGAGCAAGGCTGTGTCATCAAGACAGCTGGCATCGTTGGCGAGCGTAAATTTAGCGGCAAAGCAGTCTGCTTTAACTCACAAGATGAAGCAATAGCTGGCATTTCAAGTGGTAAAGTAGATAAAGGCGATGTCGTCGTCATCCGCTACGAAGGCCCACGCGGAGGCCCTGGCATGCAAGAGATGCTAAGCCCTACTTCACTCATCATGGGACGAGGCCTTGGTGCAGACGTAGCGCTCATCACAGATGGTCGCTTTAGCGGGGCGACAAGGGGTCTAAGTATTGGTCACGTAAGCCCAGAAGCAGCTGAGGGCGGCATGATAGGCTTGCTACAAGATGGCGACATCATCGATATAGACGTCGATAAATACGAGATCAATGTTCGCCTAAGCAAGGCTGAGATCGCAAAGAGAAGAGCAGAATTTAAGCCAGTTGATAAAGCGCTAACCTCTCGCTGGTTAAGGCAATACCGCAAACTAGTTACAAACGCAAGCAACGGAGCAGTGCTAGAAGCATAA
- a CDS encoding cytochrome ubiquinol oxidase subunit I, translated as MSEMDFVDWSRAQFALTAIYHFLFVPLTLGLSFIIAIMETIYVKTGDKVWLEITKFWLKLFGINFAIGVATGIIMEFEFGTNWANYSWFVGDIFGAPLAIEGLLAFFMESTFFAIMFFGWEKVSKKFHLLSTWLVAIGSNLSALWILIANGWMQYPIGMKFNPDTARMEMENFFEVALNPLGISKFLHTVTSGYTISALFVIGISAWFLIKKRHILLAKKSIVVASAFGLITSAFLLLSGDESAYFVAQKQPMKLAAMEGLYKGEKNAGLVAAGILNLAKKLGDESEPFLLEIKVPYALGIMANRELDSFTPGINDLLYGNSEHNLISVEEKMAKGKVAIEALKNYKEAKKANDESLMKTSLSNLESNLNFLGYGYLKDAKDAVPPVALTFYSFHIMVALGTYFIALFAITLYLNLSRKYKFENIRAFLWICLFTIPLGYIAAEAGWIVAEVGRQPWVIQDLMTVGVGATNLADSNIKISFILFAVLFTVLLIAEIKIMLKQIKIGFNDHA; from the coding sequence ATGTCTGAGATGGATTTTGTTGATTGGTCTAGGGCTCAGTTTGCGCTGACTGCCATTTACCACTTTTTGTTTGTCCCACTTACCTTGGGGCTAAGTTTTATCATTGCCATTATGGAGACGATATATGTCAAAACTGGCGATAAAGTCTGGCTTGAGATAACGAAATTTTGGCTAAAGCTCTTTGGTATAAATTTCGCTATCGGTGTAGCTACTGGCATCATCATGGAGTTTGAGTTTGGTACAAACTGGGCCAATTACAGCTGGTTTGTCGGCGATATCTTCGGCGCTCCTCTTGCGATAGAAGGTTTGCTCGCATTTTTCATGGAGAGTACATTTTTTGCCATTATGTTTTTTGGCTGGGAAAAGGTTAGCAAGAAATTTCACCTGCTTTCAACTTGGCTTGTCGCGATTGGTTCAAATTTAAGCGCGCTTTGGATCTTAATCGCAAATGGCTGGATGCAATACCCAATAGGCATGAAATTTAATCCAGATACTGCAAGAATGGAGATGGAAAATTTCTTTGAAGTCGCGCTAAATCCTCTTGGCATTAGCAAATTTTTGCACACAGTAACTAGCGGCTACACTATCTCGGCTCTTTTTGTGATAGGAATTTCTGCTTGGTTTTTAATCAAAAAACGCCACATCTTGCTAGCTAAAAAAAGTATCGTCGTTGCTAGCGCATTTGGCCTTATCACATCGGCATTTTTGTTACTTAGTGGCGATGAAAGCGCATATTTTGTAGCTCAAAAGCAGCCTATGAAGCTAGCAGCCATGGAGGGACTTTACAAGGGCGAGAAAAACGCTGGTCTAGTTGCTGCTGGTATTTTAAACCTAGCTAAAAAGCTTGGCGACGAGAGCGAGCCATTTTTGCTTGAGATAAAGGTGCCTTATGCACTTGGCATCATGGCAAACAGAGAGCTTGACTCATTTACGCCAGGTATAAATGACCTACTTTATGGTAATAGCGAGCACAATCTAATAAGCGTAGAAGAGAAGATGGCAAAGGGCAAAGTAGCTATCGAAGCTCTTAAAAACTACAAAGAGGCTAAAAAAGCAAATGATGAGAGCCTAATGAAAACTTCTCTTTCAAATTTAGAAAGTAACCTAAATTTCTTAGGATATGGCTATCTTAAGGACGCAAAAGACGCTGTGCCGCCAGTTGCACTTACATTTTATAGCTTTCACATCATGGTCGCTCTTGGCACTTACTTCATAGCTCTTTTTGCTATCACTCTTTATCTAAATCTCTCAAGAAAGTATAAATTTGAAAACATAAGAGCATTTTTGTGGATCTGCCTCTTTACCATACCGCTTGGCTATATAGCAGCTGAAGCTGGCTGGATAGTAGCAGAGGTCGGCCGTCAGCCATGGGTGATACAAGATCTCATGACCGTTGGCGTCGGAGCTACGAATTTAGCAGACTCAAATATCAAAATTTCATTTATATTATTTGCTGTTTTATTTACGGTCTTGCTAATTGCTGAGATCAAAATCATGCTTAAGCAAATAAAGATAGGATTTAACGACCATGCATAG
- a CDS encoding cytochrome d ubiquinol oxidase subunit II: protein MHSLSLENLQIYWWFIVSLLGGLLVFMMFVQGGQSLIFSLGKDELKKDMLINSIGRKWELTFTTLVMFGGACFAAFPLFYATSFGGAYWVWLAILFCFIIQAVSYEYRKKPDNFLGARTYEIFLFINGSLGVILIGMAVSTFFSGSDFVLNEHNFVEWKTPFRGLEALANPYLYLLGIAMFFLSRIGGCLYLINNIADGEFIQNARKQLLVNTVLFLPFFLGFLAWVLTKDGFAYDTNGVISLMPYKYAINLIEMPIVGILLLVGVVLVLVGIFQGAFTKSIRGIFAYGVGVTLAVTALFLITGLNGTAFYPSFSDLASSLTIKNASSSHYTLGVMAYVSLLVPVVLAYIIVVWRAIDSKKITQDEIKNDHHAY, encoded by the coding sequence ATGCATAGTTTAAGCTTAGAAAATTTACAAATTTATTGGTGGTTTATAGTTAGCCTTCTTGGCGGACTTTTGGTATTTATGATGTTTGTTCAAGGTGGCCAGTCGCTCATCTTTAGCCTTGGCAAGGACGAGCTTAAAAAAGATATGCTCATAAATTCTATCGGTAGAAAATGGGAGCTTACATTTACAACGCTTGTTATGTTTGGAGGCGCGTGCTTTGCGGCGTTCCCGCTATTTTACGCTACTAGCTTTGGTGGTGCCTACTGGGTTTGGCTGGCTATTTTATTTTGCTTTATCATCCAAGCCGTAAGCTACGAGTACCGCAAAAAGCCTGATAACTTCTTAGGTGCTAGAACTTATGAAATTTTCCTTTTCATAAATGGCTCACTTGGCGTTATCCTTATTGGCATGGCGGTTAGTACATTCTTTAGCGGAAGCGACTTTGTGCTAAATGAGCACAACTTTGTCGAGTGGAAGACTCCATTTCGCGGTCTTGAAGCTTTGGCAAATCCTTACTTGTATTTACTTGGCATAGCGATGTTTTTCCTATCTCGCATAGGCGGATGCTTATATCTTATAAACAACATTGCTGATGGCGAATTTATACAAAACGCTAGAAAACAGCTACTTGTCAATACCGTGCTATTCTTGCCATTTTTCCTAGGATTTCTTGCTTGGGTGCTTACAAAAGATGGCTTTGCATACGACACAAATGGCGTAATTAGCCTTATGCCTTACAAATACGCTATAAATTTGATCGAGATGCCTATCGTTGGTATATTGCTTCTTGTTGGCGTTGTTTTGGTACTTGTTGGAATTTTCCAAGGGGCATTTACAAAAAGCATCCGTGGAATTTTTGCTTACGGCGTTGGCGTAACACTAGCTGTGACTGCGCTATTTTTGATAACAGGACTAAATGGCACAGCATTTTATCCGTCATTTAGCGACCTTGCTAGCTCGCTAACTATCAAAAATGCAAGCTCAAGCCACTACACACTTGGCGTTATGGCATATGTTAGCTTGCTAGTGCCAGTAGTGCTTGCCTATATCATCGTTGTTTGGCGAGCGATAGATAGCAAGAAGATCACACAAGATGAGATCAAAAATGATCATCACGCATACTAA
- a CDS encoding DUF4492 domain-containing protein: protein MIKNYLNIIASLYIEGFKNMKIGKKLWLLIIIKLIIMFGILKAFIFNETLNTKFQTDEEKSEFVIRNLIKE from the coding sequence ATGATAAAAAACTACCTAAACATCATTGCCTCTTTATATATAGAGGGCTTTAAAAACATGAAAATAGGCAAAAAATTATGGCTTCTCATAATAATAAAGCTTATCATCATGTTTGGAATTTTAAAAGCCTTCATCTTTAACGAGACTCTAAATACCAAATTTCAAACCGACGAAGAAAAAAGCGAATTTGTAATTCGTAATTTAATAAAGGAATAA